In a genomic window of Candidatus Hydrogenedentota bacterium:
- a CDS encoding flagellar hook-basal body protein — translation MIQGLYAAATGMMALEERHNVIANNIANSATVGFKRQNPISQGFKELFLGETATAAQLNSKRGPGGGLKTLATFTDLQSGPIFTTDDPLNVALSGPGFIGVETPGGERYTRNGSFIVDVDGQLATQDGYKIQSAGGGAIDVGEGKVRIDDTGAVTVDGQLVGEIRIVEFQEPRLLEQEGGSLFFASEPVAAQATAATETRLIAGSLEASNVQAPVEMAEMMLGLRAYEANQRVITAVDETAGRLINDVGSPA, via the coding sequence ATGATACAAGGCCTGTATGCGGCAGCGACGGGCATGATGGCGTTGGAAGAGCGTCATAACGTCATCGCCAATAACATCGCCAACTCGGCGACGGTGGGGTTCAAGCGTCAGAACCCCATATCCCAGGGGTTCAAGGAGTTGTTTCTGGGCGAAACGGCCACGGCGGCGCAACTGAATTCGAAGCGCGGCCCCGGCGGCGGACTCAAGACACTTGCCACGTTTACCGACCTGCAATCAGGTCCGATTTTTACCACGGACGACCCACTGAACGTTGCCCTTTCCGGGCCGGGGTTCATTGGCGTCGAGACGCCCGGTGGCGAACGCTACACGCGCAACGGCTCATTCATCGTGGATGTGGACGGCCAGTTGGCAACGCAGGACGGCTACAAGATTCAGTCGGCCGGGGGCGGGGCAATCGACGTAGGCGAAGGCAAGGTGCGGATAGACGACACCGGCGCGGTCACTGTGGATGGCCAGCTTGTCGGAGAGATTCGCATCGTGGAATTTCAGGAGCCTCGGCTGCTCGAACAAGAAGGTGGAAGTCTTTTCTTTGCGTCGGAACCCGTAGCCGCGCAAGCAACGGCGGCGACGGAGACGCGTCTGATAGCGGGTTCGCTTGAGGCATCCAATGTGCAGGCGCCCGTCGAGATGGCAGAGATGATGCTTGGTCTGAGGGCCTATGAGGCAAACCAGAGAGTCATTACGGCGGTTGACGAGACGGCAGGGCGTCTCATCAACGACGTGGGTTCACCGGCCTAA
- the flgA gene encoding flagellar basal body P-ring formation chaperone FlgA — translation MRRARILGIAVAALLPMTAWAEPADTVMLKTEAYVKGPMVTLGEVAEIKGENAPVLGQIELGGAAAPGASKRLDATLVRTRIESAGVQASDITLDGANAVVAKTLSMELTQDILAEDLFAFIESKVPWKLEDTEIEVEHQAQSIVVPEGELSIKWSPQPQYRWIGPTVFRGEIRVDGDVKRSITMKAKVDALADVLVTTMDIPRGKLITPSDVQVEKRSLANLRTGSYVTELEDLVGNTARSTIFAGQVISPRQVVPPQLVKRNQAVTVETRAGGLLIRSRAVALGNAGAGEVLTCLNPDSKQEFVGTLRKDGIVVVE, via the coding sequence ATGAGACGCGCACGGATTCTCGGAATCGCAGTAGCCGCGCTCCTTCCCATGACGGCGTGGGCGGAACCCGCCGACACCGTCATGCTGAAGACGGAGGCCTACGTAAAAGGCCCAATGGTTACCTTGGGCGAGGTCGCGGAGATTAAAGGGGAGAATGCTCCGGTTCTCGGGCAGATCGAGTTGGGCGGAGCGGCTGCGCCGGGCGCCTCCAAGCGTTTGGATGCGACGCTCGTGCGCACGCGCATCGAGAGCGCGGGGGTCCAGGCGAGCGACATTACGCTGGACGGCGCCAATGCGGTCGTCGCAAAGACGCTTTCGATGGAATTGACCCAAGACATCCTGGCAGAGGATCTGTTTGCGTTCATTGAATCTAAGGTGCCCTGGAAGCTCGAGGATACGGAAATCGAGGTCGAGCATCAGGCGCAAAGCATCGTCGTCCCCGAAGGTGAACTGTCCATCAAGTGGTCGCCTCAACCCCAGTACCGTTGGATTGGGCCGACCGTCTTTCGCGGTGAGATCCGTGTGGACGGCGACGTGAAGCGCAGCATCACCATGAAGGCCAAAGTAGATGCACTGGCAGACGTGCTGGTGACCACGATGGACATCCCTCGGGGGAAACTGATTACTCCCTCCGACGTGCAAGTGGAAAAGCGTTCCTTGGCGAATCTACGTACTGGCAGCTATGTGACGGAGTTGGAGGACTTGGTAGGAAATACGGCACGGAGCACCATCTTTGCGGGGCAGGTCATCTCGCCGCGGCAAGTGGTGCCGCCGCAACTGGTAAAGCGGAATCAGGCGGTCACGGTGGAAACGCGGGCAGGTGGATTGCTCATCCGGTCGCGCGCAGTCGCCCTCGGAAATGCAGGGGCCGGCGAAGTACTGACCTGCCTTAATCCCGATTCGAAACAGGAGTTTGTGGGAACGTTACGCAAAGACGGCATCGTGGTTGTGGAGTAG
- a CDS encoding ABC transporter ATP-binding protein, with protein MNAVELHDITFKRKGRTILDRVSWTIQQGEHWALIGANGSGKTTLLKIVTGYEWPSEGTVSVLGRVFGECDIRELRKTIGWVSSALESRLPQDDTALDVVESGLEATLGLYRQYSDEERARAWEALSLLNSEGLADQPFGVLSQGEQQRVLIARALVCKPTLLVLDEPCAGLDPHARRDFLDDLARLAEREDAPTLLLVTHHIEEIGGWVTRVCALKAGRVVAQGSTRDLLTSEILSKTFDMNCRVEFDGASYWLRPGLAHDTARTHSV; from the coding sequence ATGAATGCAGTTGAGCTACATGACATTACGTTTAAGCGAAAGGGGCGGACCATCCTCGATCGTGTTTCGTGGACGATCCAGCAAGGCGAGCACTGGGCCCTGATTGGGGCAAACGGTTCGGGTAAAACAACGCTTCTCAAGATTGTCACCGGCTACGAATGGCCAAGCGAGGGCACGGTCAGTGTACTGGGACGTGTATTCGGCGAGTGTGACATCCGGGAGTTGCGCAAGACCATCGGCTGGGTGAGTTCGGCGTTGGAGAGCAGGTTGCCGCAGGATGACACGGCGCTGGACGTTGTGGAATCGGGGTTGGAGGCGACGCTAGGGCTCTATCGGCAGTATTCGGACGAGGAACGCGCACGCGCATGGGAAGCGCTGAGCTTGCTGAACAGCGAGGGCCTGGCTGACCAGCCTTTTGGCGTGCTGTCCCAAGGGGAACAACAGCGTGTGCTGATTGCTCGCGCACTCGTCTGCAAACCAACGCTCTTGGTCTTGGATGAGCCGTGCGCCGGGCTGGACCCGCACGCGCGTCGCGACTTTCTGGACGACTTGGCCCGCTTGGCGGAGCGGGAAGATGCGCCAACTCTGTTGCTCGTTACACATCACATCGAAGAGATTGGTGGGTGGGTGACTCGGGTGTGTGCCTTAAAGGCGGGACGTGTCGTCGCGCAGGGAAGCACTCGCGACCTGCTGACCTCCGAAATCCTCTCAAAAACGTTCGATATGAATTGCCGCGTGGAATTCGACGGCGCGAGCTATTGGCTGCGCCCCGGACTTGCGCACGACACGGCTCGCACACATTCCGTCTGA
- a CDS encoding YggT family protein → MIGRAIYSLLTLYMMLVLLRWLASYLEIDLYSARWRWIPQCVDPFLKPIRRALPSLGPVDFGPLAALVVLWFARFLILAAIYPAR, encoded by the coding sequence ATGATTGGACGCGCGATTTATAGTCTGCTGACGCTGTACATGATGCTGGTTCTCCTGCGTTGGCTGGCGTCTTATCTTGAGATAGACTTGTACTCCGCGCGCTGGCGCTGGATACCGCAATGCGTTGATCCCTTCCTCAAGCCGATCCGGCGCGCGTTGCCGTCCCTGGGTCCAGTCGATTTTGGGCCGCTGGCGGCTTTGGTTGTGCTGTGGTTTGCCCGATTCTTGATCCTCGCCGCTATTTACCCCGCAAGGTGA
- the flgG gene encoding flagellar basal-body rod protein FlgG, with the protein MIRALFTAATGMVGQQTNIDTIANNLANVNTTSFKKSRVNFQDLLYETVKPAGTQTAAGEIIPAGIHIGHGVRPVTVAKTFSQGNLIQTNNPFDMAIEGDGFFQVELPDGTTGYTRDGSFRINANGIFVTADGFPLTPGITVPNDFEEISIGQDGVVSVTVPGNATPSNLGTIQLVRFINNAGLDASLGKNVFQETEASGPPVAGQPGLNGLGTLQQQFLENSNVQVVEEILNLIIAQRAYEANSKVIQTSDEMLQTANNVRR; encoded by the coding sequence ATGATTCGCGCACTGTTCACGGCGGCAACGGGCATGGTTGGGCAACAGACCAACATTGACACGATTGCCAACAACCTCGCGAACGTCAATACGACAAGTTTCAAGAAGAGCCGCGTGAATTTTCAGGATTTGCTGTACGAAACAGTGAAGCCGGCCGGTACTCAGACGGCGGCAGGTGAAATCATCCCGGCAGGCATTCACATCGGGCACGGCGTGCGGCCTGTAACGGTTGCAAAGACGTTTTCACAAGGAAATCTGATTCAGACCAATAATCCCTTCGATATGGCTATCGAGGGGGATGGTTTCTTTCAAGTCGAATTGCCGGATGGCACCACGGGGTACACACGGGACGGCAGTTTCCGAATCAACGCAAATGGCATATTCGTGACGGCGGACGGTTTCCCGCTAACGCCAGGAATCACGGTGCCGAACGACTTCGAGGAAATTTCCATCGGGCAAGACGGTGTGGTCTCGGTCACTGTGCCGGGGAACGCGACACCTTCGAACCTTGGGACCATACAGTTGGTGCGGTTCATCAACAATGCAGGCCTCGACGCGAGTCTCGGCAAGAATGTCTTTCAGGAGACCGAAGCTTCGGGCCCACCCGTGGCAGGTCAGCCGGGTCTAAACGGTCTTGGTACGCTGCAGCAACAATTTTTGGAGAACTCGAACGTTCAGGTCGTGGAAGAGATTCTTAATCTGATCATTGCGCAGCGCGCCTACGAGGCAAATTCGAAGGTCATACAGACCTCCGACGAAATGCTTCAGACGGCCAATAACGTCAGACGGTAA
- the thpR gene encoding RNA 2',3'-cyclic phosphodiesterase, with the protein MRAFVAIEIPEEIRMRLLDVQQNLRESRLRASWVKPGAMHLTLRFLGEIGEADAETYLEHVAPAFAEVSAFDLTVRGVGAFPNARRPTVVWAGVTPADGALEAAFRIAEAGAVAIGQKPENRRFHPHVTLARIKDDRDKASGRGAKDAGDPAIERLAALMRREQSTLFGAFTAKSVSLFSSDLRPQGPVYTCIKEFSFPT; encoded by the coding sequence ATGCGGGCCTTTGTGGCCATTGAGATCCCCGAGGAAATTCGGATGAGGCTGCTGGACGTACAACAGAATCTGCGCGAATCGCGCTTACGCGCTTCGTGGGTGAAACCCGGCGCCATGCATCTGACGTTACGCTTCTTGGGCGAAATCGGCGAGGCTGACGCGGAAACGTATCTGGAGCACGTTGCGCCGGCATTTGCCGAGGTGAGCGCGTTTGACCTCACGGTTCGCGGTGTCGGCGCTTTTCCCAACGCCCGGAGACCAACTGTCGTGTGGGCTGGCGTGACGCCTGCCGATGGGGCGCTTGAAGCTGCATTCCGGATAGCGGAGGCGGGGGCTGTGGCCATCGGGCAGAAGCCGGAGAATCGCCGCTTCCATCCTCATGTCACGTTGGCCCGCATCAAGGATGACCGGGACAAGGCGAGTGGTCGAGGCGCGAAAGATGCGGGCGATCCGGCAATAGAGAGACTGGCTGCATTGATGCGGCGCGAACAGTCTACGCTCTTTGGTGCATTCACGGCGAAGAGTGTGTCATTATTTTCCAGTGACTTGAGGCCTCAAGGCCCTGTTTATACCTGTATCAAGGAGTTTTCCTTCCCGACATGA
- the flgL gene encoding flagellar hook-associated protein FlgL — protein sequence MGALRVTQGIVMNRLLNNIQDQSKRILDLQTQLATGLRVNTVSDNPVDARRAMNTRAAIAKNQQYLDNMSSASPQLEESVSSLQTMVNAILRARELTLQGANGTEGQAALDAIAEEIDQLLEGAVNTANHQSGNLYIFGGTRTRSMPYEVTRDVDGDITAVTYQGNTETVSVGVADGVTVEVNEPGSTVFQGSQDLFQTLIDIRDALRAGDQATLQNQSLDELEAIRQQLNQGMARLGAVQNRVTSLTNETEDFQIQLEQLLSDSRDADFADVIIRLNAQSNAFQAALNAAARVIQPSLLDYVG from the coding sequence ATGGGTGCGCTACGTGTTACACAAGGTATCGTGATGAACCGGTTGCTCAACAATATCCAGGATCAGAGCAAGCGGATTCTGGATCTGCAGACGCAACTCGCAACCGGATTGCGCGTGAACACCGTTTCGGACAATCCTGTGGACGCGCGCCGCGCGATGAACACGCGAGCCGCCATTGCCAAGAATCAGCAATACCTCGACAACATGTCCTCCGCAAGTCCACAACTTGAGGAGTCGGTAAGCTCGCTGCAGACCATGGTGAATGCCATCCTGCGCGCCCGCGAGCTAACCCTGCAAGGGGCAAATGGCACGGAAGGCCAGGCAGCCTTGGATGCCATCGCGGAGGAAATTGACCAACTGCTTGAGGGCGCCGTCAATACGGCGAACCATCAATCGGGAAATCTCTACATCTTTGGCGGCACGCGTACCCGTTCGATGCCGTATGAGGTCACAAGGGACGTCGACGGCGATATCACGGCTGTCACCTATCAAGGGAATACTGAGACGGTTTCCGTGGGAGTTGCGGACGGGGTCACGGTGGAAGTGAACGAGCCCGGGTCCACGGTGTTTCAAGGGTCGCAGGACCTGTTTCAGACTTTGATCGACATACGCGATGCGCTGCGTGCGGGCGATCAGGCGACGCTTCAGAATCAGAGCTTGGATGAGTTGGAGGCGATACGTCAGCAGCTCAATCAAGGAATGGCGCGTCTGGGTGCGGTGCAGAATCGTGTAACCAGCCTGACCAATGAGACGGAAGATTTCCAAATCCAGTTAGAGCAGTTGCTTTCGGATTCACGCGACGCGGATTTTGCGGATGTCATCATCCGGTTGAACGCGCAAAGCAACGCGTTTCAGGCGGCCCTAAACGCCGCTGCGCGAGTAATCCAGCCAAGCCTACTCGACTACGTGGGATAA
- a CDS encoding rod-binding protein → MLYVNPLANVTEARTGALAKESSREKLALQEYEHYFVFTLLQEMQKSVPKGTLFGNDPDSDYYREMLNDTLSGEIAKSGQFGIAKLMEQQLRAAESRGRAALAASEATAAPLIEVK, encoded by the coding sequence GTGCTGTACGTAAACCCATTGGCGAATGTGACGGAAGCGAGAACCGGGGCTTTGGCGAAGGAGTCCTCGCGCGAGAAGCTGGCTTTGCAGGAATACGAGCACTATTTCGTCTTCACCCTGCTGCAAGAAATGCAGAAGTCTGTTCCCAAGGGAACCCTTTTTGGCAATGACCCTGATTCGGACTACTACCGTGAGATGCTGAACGATACCTTAAGCGGTGAAATTGCCAAAAGCGGGCAATTCGGAATCGCGAAGCTGATGGAGCAGCAGTTGCGCGCCGCCGAATCCAGGGGGAGGGCCGCCCTGGCCGCCTCGGAAGCCACGGCCGCCCCGCTGATCGAGGTCAAGTGA
- a CDS encoding flagellar protein FlgN: protein MAVDSNINTLCQLLEDEIERQENLLSVCRSQHEALLAQDLETLQARTEALEALVRETAQAHAMRNSIVQPILAKGGISNANPCLSDLIEAVPVEWKGRLRDLQTRLKAAIAANRTVVRTNARMLRQSLNVTEQLLDTFQACSEGLAGNYTEQGGGTTVRLIEPVMLDHRG from the coding sequence ATGGCTGTGGATAGCAACATCAATACGCTATGCCAATTGCTGGAAGATGAGATTGAACGCCAAGAGAATCTCTTGAGTGTTTGCCGATCTCAGCATGAGGCGTTGTTGGCGCAAGATCTCGAAACGCTGCAGGCGCGGACAGAAGCACTGGAAGCGCTGGTTCGAGAGACGGCGCAAGCCCATGCAATGCGCAACTCCATCGTGCAACCTATTCTGGCCAAAGGCGGTATTTCGAACGCAAATCCGTGTTTGAGCGATTTAATCGAAGCGGTCCCCGTGGAATGGAAGGGCAGGCTGAGGGATTTGCAGACGCGTCTGAAGGCGGCCATCGCGGCGAATCGAACGGTTGTTCGAACGAATGCACGCATGTTGCGCCAGTCGTTAAACGTGACAGAGCAGTTGTTGGACACATTCCAGGCGTGTTCCGAAGGGCTTGCGGGCAACTACACGGAACAAGGAGGCGGGACAACCGTGCGCCTCATCGAGCCTGTAATGTTGGATCATCGGGGGTAG
- a CDS encoding family 10 glycosylhydrolase, which yields MVSCVVLCLAISTPLLGVGADKTPFIINEDNSHFFGSRNAGDMTLDGLHAFVDQYAGTAVTHLFLNPNAMRASHESAARDAIWEVGDQVVPDEPEFCRKWVDNARLLHERGLDPYAVWIARCREKGISPWLTMRMNDVHDVNNPKNFMHSTFWVKHPDYWRVPGSTGAWQDRALNYGIPEVREHAMVYVKELFERYDPDGIELDWMRFGYHFKPGEEAKGRDILTQFMRDVRALSVDWSQKRGHPIQIGARVPAVPDAAYGLGMDGVTWVKEDLVDVLVPTPFWASIDFDIPVEEWRARLGDSAKKITLAPGGEILIAAYPGAKQTENTLSSARGFASMELMRGADAIYLFNYMDPAPMHGGVEAYRSLLEEGIALKTLVGKERRFVSTYHDTVPAGVSNGAQLPAALADNPVITIYAGPKPPSGKAAVIIGFDKAEGVDEKTLKVSVNGAACSLAGIVEDLADFPGVARAIRFESELSALKDGSNAVAVSGGSGEAKMVWAEIRE from the coding sequence ATGGTTTCGTGCGTAGTCTTGTGTCTGGCCATATCCACTCCGTTGCTGGGAGTCGGCGCGGACAAGACGCCGTTCATCATCAACGAGGACAATAGCCATTTCTTTGGTTCGCGCAATGCAGGCGACATGACGCTGGACGGGCTCCACGCGTTTGTCGATCAGTACGCGGGCACGGCCGTAACGCATCTTTTCCTGAATCCCAATGCGATGCGGGCCAGCCATGAAAGTGCCGCCCGCGACGCCATTTGGGAAGTCGGTGACCAGGTGGTTCCCGATGAACCGGAATTCTGCCGGAAATGGGTGGATAACGCGCGGCTCCTTCATGAGCGGGGATTGGACCCCTACGCGGTATGGATTGCACGTTGCCGTGAGAAGGGCATCTCGCCGTGGCTGACGATGCGCATGAACGATGTGCACGACGTCAACAACCCGAAAAACTTCATGCACAGCACGTTCTGGGTGAAGCACCCGGACTACTGGCGCGTGCCCGGCAGTACCGGCGCGTGGCAGGATCGCGCGCTGAATTACGGGATTCCAGAAGTGCGCGAACACGCAATGGTGTACGTGAAGGAACTGTTCGAGCGATATGATCCCGACGGTATTGAACTGGATTGGATGCGGTTTGGCTATCACTTCAAGCCCGGCGAAGAGGCCAAAGGACGGGACATCCTCACTCAGTTTATGCGCGATGTGCGGGCGCTGTCGGTGGATTGGTCGCAGAAACGAGGTCATCCGATTCAAATTGGCGCGCGTGTGCCCGCGGTCCCCGACGCGGCGTACGGACTTGGCATGGATGGCGTGACTTGGGTTAAGGAAGACTTGGTCGACGTGCTGGTTCCGACACCATTTTGGGCAAGCATCGATTTCGACATACCCGTCGAGGAGTGGCGCGCGCGTCTGGGCGATAGCGCTAAGAAGATAACGCTCGCGCCTGGAGGAGAAATACTCATTGCTGCATATCCGGGCGCCAAGCAGACGGAGAATACCTTGTCGTCGGCGCGGGGTTTCGCCTCCATGGAATTGATGCGCGGCGCGGACGCAATTTACTTGTTCAACTACATGGACCCGGCCCCCATGCATGGCGGTGTGGAGGCCTACCGGTCCTTGCTGGAAGAAGGTATAGCGCTTAAAACGCTGGTTGGGAAAGAGCGGCGCTTTGTCAGCACCTATCACGATACGGTCCCCGCAGGCGTCTCCAACGGAGCACAGTTGCCCGCTGCGTTGGCGGATAACCCGGTAATCACTATCTATGCGGGTCCAAAACCTCCCTCCGGCAAAGCGGCAGTGATAATCGGATTTGATAAGGCCGAGGGGGTAGATGAGAAGACACTCAAGGTGTCCGTGAACGGTGCCGCATGCTCGTTGGCAGGAATCGTTGAGGACTTGGCCGATTTTCCGGGAGTAGCCAGGGCAATTCGATTTGAATCGGAGTTGAGTGCGCTCAAAGATGGAAGCAACGCCGTGGCGGTGAGCGGTGGTTCCGGCGAGGCCAAGATGGTCTGGGCGGAGATTCGGGAATAG
- a CDS encoding flagellar basal body P-ring protein FlgI, with amino-acid sequence MQALRGSLICALLAGLVLSAPASAARIKDLCEIQGARGNQLKGVGIVVGLAGTGDKTGDALRRMQRMLDRMNIDVDKIADLKSDNVAVVMVDATLPAFAKEGTRIDVRVSAVGDAESLEGGTLLETYLYGPGTDETVYAVAQGPLSVGGFNADTGGGTSVRKNHVTVGRIPMGAFVEQEVPSTITDGDRVALLLRRPDFKTAENIRQAADKEFGEGSASALSASTITVRIPQDMQQELIGFIAKLQDLDVSSDLPTRVVINERTGTLVVGGDVMIKPCEVAHGNLSIQIATTPVVSQPAPLSQGETVKEEVVDVAAEEQQAFLMPVQGTSASDVALALNKLKVTPRDMISIFQALRESGAMDADLEIM; translated from the coding sequence ATGCAAGCACTACGAGGCAGTCTGATTTGCGCGTTGCTCGCCGGGCTGGTGTTATCGGCCCCCGCGAGTGCGGCACGTATCAAGGACTTGTGCGAAATCCAGGGGGCACGGGGTAACCAACTCAAAGGCGTGGGTATCGTCGTGGGCCTTGCGGGCACCGGCGATAAAACCGGCGACGCACTACGCCGGATGCAACGCATGCTGGACCGCATGAACATTGATGTAGATAAAATCGCCGATCTGAAGTCCGACAACGTGGCCGTGGTCATGGTGGATGCCACCCTACCCGCATTTGCGAAAGAAGGTACGCGTATCGACGTTCGCGTAAGTGCCGTTGGCGACGCGGAAAGTCTGGAAGGCGGTACCCTCCTGGAAACGTATCTGTATGGTCCCGGCACCGATGAGACGGTGTATGCCGTCGCGCAGGGTCCGTTATCGGTTGGCGGATTCAACGCGGATACGGGCGGTGGGACGTCGGTCCGCAAGAATCACGTAACCGTGGGCCGTATTCCGATGGGCGCATTCGTCGAACAAGAAGTCCCTTCGACGATTACCGACGGGGATCGTGTCGCGCTGCTTCTACGCCGCCCAGACTTCAAGACGGCCGAGAACATTCGTCAAGCGGCGGATAAGGAGTTTGGGGAAGGAAGCGCTTCAGCGTTAAGCGCGAGCACCATCACGGTGCGTATCCCTCAGGACATGCAGCAGGAACTCATTGGCTTCATCGCCAAGCTGCAGGATTTGGATGTGTCCTCAGACCTGCCCACCCGTGTTGTGATAAACGAGCGCACAGGCACGCTGGTTGTAGGCGGCGACGTAATGATCAAACCGTGCGAAGTGGCTCACGGCAACCTGAGCATTCAGATTGCGACAACGCCGGTGGTAAGCCAACCCGCCCCGTTGTCTCAAGGGGAGACCGTTAAGGAAGAGGTCGTGGACGTTGCAGCGGAAGAGCAGCAAGCTTTCCTGATGCCGGTTCAGGGGACATCCGCGAGCGACGTCGCATTGGCTTTGAACAAGCTCAAGGTGACTCCCCGCGACATGATTTCCATCTTTCAGGCATTGCGTGAGTCGGGGGCGATGGACGCGGACTTGGAGATTATGTAG
- a CDS encoding flagellar basal body L-ring protein FlgH, whose product MNRRLITAIAATVIAIAPAWGDSLFSQKTASQGTLVSLKKARFAEGDIITVLIKEEIAAQTDANTNTKKESDVESEANAGDNTFLTAAKPDGFGITTAGKLPNWQIGMKNEQRTTGKTARKNTLETTVTCTVTKVNDNGTIELRGEKLLTMNREQSRMVVSGTARARDVTPANTLDSTQLANAVIELSGKGPLWNNQRRGVLTRLLDWVSPY is encoded by the coding sequence ATGAACAGGCGATTGATAACGGCAATTGCGGCCACGGTGATAGCGATAGCCCCCGCATGGGGGGATTCGTTGTTTTCGCAGAAGACAGCGTCACAGGGGACGCTTGTTTCGCTGAAGAAGGCGCGGTTCGCCGAAGGCGACATCATAACCGTTCTTATCAAGGAAGAGATCGCCGCGCAGACCGATGCGAATACGAATACGAAGAAAGAGTCCGACGTGGAGTCGGAAGCGAACGCCGGCGACAACACCTTCCTGACGGCGGCAAAGCCGGACGGTTTCGGCATTACAACAGCGGGAAAGCTGCCGAACTGGCAGATTGGAATGAAGAACGAACAACGCACCACCGGTAAGACCGCGCGTAAGAACACGTTGGAGACCACCGTAACGTGCACGGTTACGAAGGTGAACGACAACGGCACCATTGAATTGCGGGGCGAGAAACTGCTGACCATGAATCGCGAACAGTCGCGGATGGTGGTGTCGGGGACTGCGCGGGCTCGGGACGTGACCCCCGCGAATACACTGGACTCGACTCAATTGGCGAACGCCGTTATTGAACTGAGCGGAAAAGGGCCGCTTTGGAACAATCAACGTCGAGGCGTGCTCACGAGGCTTCTGGATTGGGTGTCGCCATACTGA
- a CDS encoding TerB family tellurite resistance protein — protein sequence MLEKLLQLLAPRQTDSAVDREERLRLATCIVLLEVAGADNEFSPAECQLIIDSLRTRFDLLQEEAEELIEVAQERRQEASGLWKYTNQINQSCSVEEKVGIIEEVWRVIYADGSLDGHEDYLVHKLADLMNLTHPQLIEAKMRVSRPKA from the coding sequence ATGCTTGAGAAGCTTCTCCAACTGCTCGCTCCACGCCAGACCGATTCGGCCGTCGACCGCGAGGAACGCTTGCGTTTGGCCACTTGTATTGTATTGCTTGAAGTGGCCGGCGCAGACAACGAGTTTTCTCCTGCCGAGTGTCAGCTCATTATCGACTCTTTGCGTACGCGATTCGACCTCTTGCAGGAGGAGGCAGAGGAACTCATCGAAGTGGCCCAAGAACGCCGACAGGAAGCCAGCGGGCTCTGGAAGTACACAAACCAAATCAATCAATCATGCAGCGTAGAAGAGAAAGTTGGAATCATTGAAGAAGTGTGGCGAGTCATCTATGCGGACGGCAGTCTGGATGGCCACGAAGACTATCTGGTCCACAAACTCGCCGACCTGATGAACCTGACTCACCCCCAGCTCATTGAGGCGAAGATGAGGGTTTCCCGACCCAAGGCGTAG
- a CDS encoding protein-L-isoaspartate(D-aspartate) O-methyltransferase: MIDTQLKRRGIVEPRVLEAMGSIPRECFVPDDLKSHAYDDRPLEIGHGQTISQPFMVALMTQLAHVKPDDTALEIGTGSGYQCAVLARLARRVVSIERVPELASRSAGLLQTLGFNNVEVQVGDGTLGWQESAPYDVIIVTAAGPRIPAALRNQLREGGRLICPVGGRESQELLCITKIGQTFRQEYSTGCVFVPLIGADGWDLTE, encoded by the coding sequence ATGATCGACACGCAGCTCAAGCGCAGAGGAATCGTGGAGCCGCGTGTGCTGGAGGCGATGGGGAGTATTCCACGCGAGTGCTTTGTGCCGGATGACCTGAAGTCTCACGCATACGATGACCGTCCGCTCGAAATTGGTCACGGCCAAACCATCTCCCAGCCGTTCATGGTCGCTCTGATGACGCAGTTGGCGCACGTCAAGCCCGATGATACCGCTCTGGAAATCGGCACGGGCTCGGGTTACCAATGCGCCGTGCTCGCGCGGCTGGCCCGGCGAGTCGTCAGCATTGAACGGGTGCCGGAGTTGGCATCGCGTTCCGCAGGTCTGCTGCAAACGCTGGGATTTAACAATGTGGAAGTTCAAGTGGGTGACGGCACGTTGGGATGGCAGGAGTCAGCCCCATACGATGTGATTATCGTCACGGCTGCGGGGCCGCGAATACCCGCCGCGCTGCGAAATCAGTTGCGGGAAGGTGGGCGGTTAATCTGTCCAGTCGGGGGGCGGGAATCGCAGGAGTTGCTCTGCATAACGAAGATCGGCCAGACCTTTCGCCAGGAATATAGCACCGGATGCGTTTTTGTTCCCCTAATCGGAGCGGATGGCTGGGATCTGACCGAGTAG